A window of Pullulanibacillus sp. KACC 23026 genomic DNA:
TGTACTACATAGACGGTGAGTTCAGCAGAGGATAATTAGGACGAATAAAATGAAATTCCCGGAATATAATTTAACAAAAACGTTTTCACATAAGGGTTTAATGTAACATATATTACAGTAAAGTTATATATATATTTATATATATTAACTTAATTTAAACCTGGAGGTGATTTCTAATGAAGTGGGCACAGTGGTTAAATGCATTAATTGGGATCTGGTTCATCATTTCTCCTTGGACTCTTGGTTTCAGTCAGATTTCTATGGCAACTACGTTAAGTGTAATCTTCGGTGCAATCCTCCTAATCGTATCTTTTTGGGCAGCAGTACAAGAAAAGGCCGTTAATTGGTCATCCTGGCTAGGCTGGGTCTCGTTAATTATGGGTGTCTTGGTCATCGTGGTTTCGTTCTCCTTTAGCCTCTCTGCAGCAGCTATGTGGACGAATGCCATTCTTGGAGTGATTGTCGTTATCCTAGACTTATTTGCTATGGGTAAGTCAGAGTAAACTCATCACTTGGCCTAGGAACATAGGAATAATAAGTTTGGACTTTTGAGTTCTTAAAGCATTTAGGGCATCCTGTTAAATGGATGCCCTTTAAAGTTTTTTAAAACCCTT
This region includes:
- a CDS encoding SPW repeat protein, producing the protein MKWAQWLNALIGIWFIISPWTLGFSQISMATTLSVIFGAILLIVSFWAAVQEKAVNWSSWLGWVSLIMGVLVIVVSFSFSLSAAAMWTNAILGVIVVILDLFAMGKSE